One Desulfuromonadales bacterium DNA window includes the following coding sequences:
- a CDS encoding ATP-binding protein, protein MGGTIPAYNPTAEIPRRQLGWLLVCRVLAITLLLGGTIVYHLRNAAEQLYLLHSLYLLGGLYYGQAAVAAVALPRIRRQRLFVQAQIVWDLLFITSLIYLTGSIDSPFHFLYYLIVIVASAFLARREIFFVASAAAILFGSLLDLQYYGLLPPLPAWSVQPQLDIRQVFYAVFVNVTAIFFTALLSGLLAERLRCSEQALEKKNIDYDELENLNRTILANIGSGLMIINPLGRIRSFNAAAEHISGFTLEDVYDRDVREVFPAFAVYDGTLLIVERGEGIFLSREAGRRILGYASSLVKGADGHTLGLLITFKDMTWYKELEERLKRSDRLAAVGQLASGMAHEIRNPLASISGSVQLLMEAKGVSEGDRQLMRIVVKEADRLNGLLSDFLLYARPGSPKMAVADVSSVLDELALIAATDPRFVGIEIRRAYPQGVSMSLDRQQLYQAMLNLIINGAEAMPDGGVLTIGLSPGAREIFVEDSGPGIPEDIRSRIFNPFFTTKDHGTGLGLATVHAIVEAHGGSISVTSGRQGGARFVINLPCQT, encoded by the coding sequence ATGGGAGGCACTATCCCCGCTTACAACCCAACGGCAGAAATCCCCCGTCGTCAACTGGGATGGCTCCTCGTCTGCCGGGTATTGGCCATTACCCTGCTGCTCGGTGGAACCATCGTCTACCATCTGCGGAACGCCGCCGAGCAGCTGTATCTTCTGCACAGTCTTTACCTGCTGGGGGGCCTTTACTACGGCCAGGCAGCCGTCGCCGCCGTTGCTCTTCCCCGGATTCGACGCCAGAGACTCTTTGTCCAGGCGCAGATCGTCTGGGATCTGCTGTTCATTACCAGCCTGATTTACCTAACCGGCAGCATCGACAGCCCTTTTCATTTTCTTTATTATCTTATCGTTATCGTCGCCAGTGCTTTTCTGGCCCGCAGGGAGATTTTTTTCGTCGCGTCGGCTGCCGCCATTCTCTTCGGCAGCCTGCTCGACCTGCAATATTATGGCCTCCTTCCACCTCTGCCGGCCTGGTCCGTACAGCCGCAGCTTGATATCCGGCAAGTCTTTTATGCCGTTTTTGTCAATGTCACCGCCATTTTTTTTACCGCCCTGCTGAGCGGTCTTCTGGCCGAACGGCTGCGGTGCAGCGAACAAGCGCTGGAAAAGAAAAATATCGATTACGATGAACTCGAAAACCTCAATCGGACAATTCTGGCCAATATCGGCAGCGGTTTGATGATCATTAACCCGCTCGGCCGGATTCGTTCGTTCAACGCCGCCGCCGAGCACATTTCAGGCTTTACCCTGGAAGACGTCTACGACCGGGATGTGCGGGAAGTATTCCCGGCCTTTGCGGTTTACGACGGTACCCTGCTGATCGTCGAGCGTGGCGAGGGGATTTTCCTTTCCCGTGAGGCAGGTCGGCGCATCCTTGGTTATGCCTCTTCACTGGTCAAGGGGGCGGATGGGCATACGCTCGGACTGCTGATTACCTTCAAGGACATGACCTGGTACAAGGAGCTGGAGGAGCGGCTGAAGAGGTCGGACCGGCTGGCCGCCGTCGGACAGCTGGCGTCCGGAATGGCGCATGAGATCCGTAATCCACTCGCCTCGATCAGCGGTTCGGTGCAACTGCTCATGGAGGCGAAAGGCGTCAGCGAGGGCGATCGGCAGTTGATGCGGATCGTGGTCAAGGAGGCCGATCGACTGAACGGCCTGCTGAGTGATTTTTTGCTTTATGCGCGTCCCGGATCGCCGAAAATGGCCGTTGCCGACGTCTCCTCGGTTTTGGATGAATTGGCACTCATTGCCGCCACCGATCCACGGTTTGTGGGGATCGAGATTCGTCGGGCCTATCCGCAGGGTGTGTCGATGTCGCTCGACCGTCAGCAGCTGTACCAGGCGATGTTGAATCTGATCATCAACGGCGCCGAGGCCATGCCGGATGGCGGTGTATTGACTATCGGCCTCAGCCCGGGGGCGCGGGAGATTTTTGTCGAGGACTCCGGGCCCGGCATCCCCGAAGATATACGGAGCAGGATCTTCAACCCGTTCTTTACAACCAAGGATCACGGTACAGGTCTTGGCCTGGCGACTGTTCACGCCATTGTCGAGGCACATGGGGGCTCAATTTCGGTTACTTCCGGCCGCCAGGGCGGAGCCAGGTTTGTCATCAATCTGCCCTGTCAAACGTGA